Proteins found in one Vigna radiata var. radiata cultivar VC1973A unplaced genomic scaffold, Vradiata_ver6 scaffold_83, whole genome shotgun sequence genomic segment:
- the LOC106754022 gene encoding auxin-responsive protein SAUR32-like, which translates to MGGSGEKRVKGFQGKRGVPKGCLAIKVGQGEDQQRFVVPVIYFNHPLFMQLLKEAEEEYGFDQKGTITIPCHVEHFRNVRGIIDTENSLLHHNHARCFGF; encoded by the coding sequence ATGGGTGGCAGTGGGGAGAAGAGAGTGAAGGGTTTTCAGGGGAAGAGAGGAGTGCCCAAAGGGTGTTTGGCCATAAAGGTGGGTCAAGGAGAAGACCAACAACGGTTTGTGGTGCCAGTCATCTACTTCAATCACCCACTCTTCATGCAGCTTCTCAAGGAAGCAGAGGAAGAATACGGCTTCGATCAAAAGGGAACCATAACCATCCCTTGTCACGTCGAGCACTTCAGGAACGTTCGAGGCATCATCGACACCGAAAACTCTCTCCTTCACCACAATCACGCTCGCTGCTTCGGCTTCTGA